The following are from one region of the Aequoribacter fuscus genome:
- the lysA gene encoding diaminopimelate decarboxylase has product MTLPPFFSYASSSLNCESVALSQVADQFGTPSYVYSKAAITEAMSAYLNALGDHPGMICYAVKANSNLAVLQLLAKLGAGFDIVSAGELARVLAAGGRADKVVFSGVAKKREEMVAALEAGIHCFNVESVAELELLAEVAQELGKEAPVSLRVNPDVDAKTHPYISTGLAENKFGISMEHAYQAYAFVHATEGLRVIGIDCHIGSQLTELAPFKDALDRVLDLVDRLREAGIVLEHVDAGGGLGVRYKDETPPDITDYVRALKGPLAARGLGLMLEPGRSIVANAGTLITQVDFLKTTEKHNFALVDAAMNDLLRPALYQAWMDIKPLEVNSDVTEKAWNIVGPVCETGDFLGKDRRLALSAGDRLAVLGAGAYGFVMASNYNTRPRAAEIMIDGDQMHLVRERETVADLFKHEHLL; this is encoded by the coding sequence GTGACACTTCCTCCATTTTTTTCGTATGCAAGCTCATCGCTGAACTGCGAGAGTGTGGCGCTTAGCCAAGTTGCCGATCAGTTCGGGACTCCGAGCTATGTGTACAGTAAGGCGGCCATTACCGAAGCGATGAGCGCCTATTTAAATGCCCTGGGCGATCATCCCGGCATGATTTGCTACGCGGTTAAAGCCAACAGCAACTTAGCCGTGCTGCAATTGCTGGCGAAGCTTGGCGCGGGCTTTGATATTGTAAGCGCCGGCGAGCTCGCGCGCGTTTTAGCCGCCGGCGGACGCGCTGACAAAGTAGTGTTTTCCGGTGTCGCAAAAAAACGCGAAGAAATGGTCGCGGCCCTAGAAGCGGGCATTCACTGCTTTAACGTCGAATCGGTAGCTGAACTCGAGCTGTTGGCTGAAGTGGCGCAGGAACTTGGCAAAGAGGCGCCAGTATCATTGCGGGTCAACCCCGACGTCGACGCGAAAACACACCCTTACATCTCAACGGGCCTTGCAGAGAATAAATTCGGCATAAGCATGGAGCACGCGTACCAAGCCTATGCCTTTGTTCATGCCACCGAGGGTTTACGCGTCATTGGCATCGACTGCCACATAGGCTCGCAGCTGACCGAACTTGCGCCCTTTAAAGACGCGCTTGATCGCGTATTAGATTTGGTTGATCGCCTTCGCGAAGCCGGCATCGTGCTAGAGCACGTCGACGCCGGCGGTGGTTTAGGCGTGCGCTATAAAGACGAAACACCACCTGATATTACCGACTACGTGCGTGCCCTAAAAGGCCCACTGGCGGCGCGCGGTCTGGGCTTAATGCTCGAACCAGGTCGTTCGATCGTGGCTAACGCCGGGACCTTAATCACGCAAGTGGATTTCTTAAAGACGACCGAAAAACACAATTTTGCCCTGGTTGATGCGGCCATGAATGATCTGCTTCGCCCAGCACTGTATCAGGCGTGGATGGACATCAAGCCCCTTGAAGTCAACTCGGACGTGACTGAAAAAGCCTGGAACATTGTGGGCCCTGTGTGTGAAACCGGCGACTTTTTAGGCAAGGACCGGCGACTGGCGTTATCCGCTGGCGACCGACTAGCGGTACTCGGTGCCGGCGCGTATGGCTTCGTCATGGCGTCGAACTACAACACACGCCCTCGCGCCGCCGAAATCATGATCGATGGCGACCAAATGCACCTTGTGCGCGAACGAGAGACCGTTGCAGACTTGTTTAAACACGAGCACCTACTGTAG